From the genome of Actinomycetota bacterium:
AAGTGCGAGAGGCGGTACCAGCCGCCCGACTGCTCCACCCGGTCGGCCGCCACGCTGCGCTCGCGCCACCGACGCGGGGCGAGCGCGTTGATGCGCACGCCGAGCAGCGCCATGACGGCCGGCAGCACGCCCACGGCCACCAGTGCTGCCACCAGGGCCACCACCATCCCTCCGAATCCCATCGAGAAGAGGAAGTTCTGCGGGAAGATCATGAGCGCCGCCAGTGCGGCCCCCACCGTGAGGGCGCTGTAGAGGACGCTCTTGCCCGCCGTTCGCACGGTGTTGGCGAGCGCCTGGGGCGTGGCGCCATGCGCCGCGATCTCCTCGCGGTAGCGCGACACTATGAGCAGGCTGTAGTCGATGGCCAGGCCCAGCCCGAGGCCGGTGACCAGGTTGAGCGCGTACACCGACAGCCCGAACACCTCGTTGCCCGCGCCGAGGAAGAAGAACCCGCCGAAGATCACCAGGGCGCCCATGAGCGGTGGCAGCAGGGCGGCCACAAGCCCCCGGAAAACCCAGAGCGACACGAGGAAGAGCAGCGGGAACGCGATGAGCTCGGCGCGAAGGAGGTCCTCGCCCACGATGCTGCTGGTCTCGGCCGCGGCGGTCCACGCCCCGCCGACGGTGACCCCCGGCACCGTGCTGAGCTCATCGTCCAGGCGGCGCGCGGCCGCCTGGCTCTCGTCCTCGTCGATGTCGCCGAAGTAGGCGAGCACGGCAGCCTTGGAGCCGTCCTTCGACGTGAGGTCGGGTGACTGAGACGACGGCCCGGCCACCTGCGCCACGTCGGGGTCGTCCTTCATCACCGTGGCCACGCGGTTGACCGCGGCCTGCCCCTCGGGCGACGCGATGGGCGCCCCGGGGTCGACGATGGCCACCAACGAGGGCACCGCCGACGCCCCCGTGGCGCCGACGATCTCCTCCTGCGCCAGCACCGATGCGGAGGCCGGGTCGTTGAAGCCGCTTGCCGAGAGGTTCCCGATGAGCGTGAAGCCGATGGCGAGAGCCGCCGCCGCGACCAGCAACGACGCGATGATGATCCGGACGGGGTGCGCGTGCGATACGCGCGCTAAGCGGTCGAGCACTCCCTCAGATTAGGGCATGCGCTGCTGCCACTCGGCCAGCCACGCGCGGGCGTGCGCACCCAGGCGGTAGGCGCCCACCCCATTGGCCAGCATCGCGCGGCCTGCGGCGGTGGACCCGGCCAGCGACCACTGGCACTGCATCGGGGTGATGCACGACGGCGGGAGGGCGCCCGCCGGGTAGGCGTCAGCGCCGGTGATCAGCAGGTGGAGCTTCGAGGGGTCGCCGCCGGCCCGCCGGTACTCGGCGGTGAAGGCCGCGGGCGCGGTGCGCCACTCGGTGACGGTGAGTGAGGTCAGCGGGCTGGTGCGACCGTGGTAGGCCTCGATCCACACCGCGCCGGCACGGGCAAGCCCAGTCATCACGGTGCGGTAGGTACGAAAGCGCGCCTTGCCGTCACGCCCCAGGTTGCGGTCGGGGCCGCGGCCGGCGGCCATGGCCGAGGTGACCGCCGGCGCGATGTACACGTGCACCCTGCTGGCCCACGTGCCGCCGTAGGGCGACGGGGTGTCGAGCGAGATCAGCGCCTGCGCCAGCTGCGCGCCGGGCGAGGTGGGGTCGGGCGCCGGGATGCGGCCGTTCCTGACCAGCGGCGAGCGCGGATCGGCCTCGTACGAAGTGACCTCGTCGAAGGCCACCAGGTGGCTGTCGGACGCCGCAATCTCCTCGCGCAGCACATCGGCGATCTCCTGGGCCGTGAGTCCGCGCAGGTCCTCCTCGGTCACCTTGCCCATGCGTGCGTCGTCATCGTTCGCGGCGAAGAGCCCGCTGGTGGACGGCTCCTGCCGCAGCGCGCCGCGGGCGTGCGTGAGGCCGGCGGCGCCATCGAGGGGCTGCACCACCTCGCGCACGGCGTCGTCCATGTCGTAGAGCACGGCGGTGGCGCCGGCGCGCATCCGCGTGGTGCCGACGGCCATCGATGCCTTGCGGCCACCTGCCGGCAGCGACACCGTGGCGCTCACGGCCTCGCCGGCCGCCGCCCCCGCGTGCGGGCGGGCGGTCACCAGTGCGCGCTGCGCCCTGGGCTGCGCGGGCAGGCGCACCTCCGTGCGGCCGGTGCCCAGCCACGCGCGCGCGATGGTGGCGCCGCCGATCGCGAAGGTGACCTCCGCCGGCCGGTTGAGCTCCACGCTCACCCGCGCCGCCCCGCCGCGCGGCGAGCCGGGCACGAGCGCCGAGATGCGCGGGACGCCCGTCGTGCGAGCCGATGCGGCCCCGCGCGCGCTGCGCCGGGCGCCGGTGGCGCCATCCGCGCCCTCGCCATCGTCCGCCGGCACCTCGCCATCGAGGCCGGGCACGCCCACAGGCGCCCCGGGACGCCTCGGGGCCGGAACGGCCTGCTCCGCCTCGGTGAGGGCGATCTCGGCGGGAACGGAGCAGTTGCCCACCCGGTCGCACGCCCGCAGCAAGAGGGCGCCGCCCTCGGTGCCCGCCTGCGCGCGCGCCGTGAACCCCGACACGGTGGTCCAGCCACCCCACTCGCCGTCGGGGTTGACCACCAGCGACTCGTAGTAGCCCGTGCCCGATCCCGAGTCGGCCGAGGGCGCGAACCCGACCCCCGCACCCGAGGGGCCCACCTCCACGCTCCGCGCGGCGGGGCGAGGCGTGTCGGGGGCCAGGGTGTCCTTGCGGACGGTGACGGTGGCGGTGGTGCCGCTCATGAAGTTGGGCGCCCGGCGGTAGGCCCGGATGGCCACGATGTCGCTCGAGGGAATGGCCGCGGGCGCCGTGCGATAGGTGCTCCAGCTGCCGCCCACGTACTGGAAGCGCACCATCGGGGTGGCCAGCGCGGTATCGCCCGCTGCCGGGAAGACGTTCACCGACTGGCCCGACGTGGGAATGCGCCAGCCGTCGGCGGTGATGCCCCACCCCGTGAACGACAGCGACGGGGCGGGCAGGCGGGTCACGTCGAACGACGGCCCGTTGCACGAGAACGTGGTGCCGTCCCACTCGGTCACCTGCACGCGCCACACGTACTGGCCCGCCGAGAGGTAGCTGGGCGTGGCCACGCTCGCGGTGGTCGCGCGCGCGCCGGACGTGCGCACCGTGGCCGTGGACAGCGTGGTGAAGGTGCTGCCGCCCACCGGCATCACCTGCACGCGGGCCGTGCCGTTCTGCAGCAGGGTCGTGCCGAGCGACCAGCTGAAGTTGACGGCGTCGGTGGCCGATCCGTAGCTCATGCCCGACGTGCTGCAGGCGGCGCCCGAGGTGCCCGCCATCGCGGCGGGTGCGCCGATGGCCAGGGCGGCAAGCGCCGTGGCGGCAAGCGGGGCTGCCAAGGAGGTCCTCACACCCCGATCCTCCCGCCTGTGACGGCCTTTCGGGAGGGCTGCCCGCACCTCCTTATCGGGGGCAGGCGGAATGCTTACAAAGCGCTCACGAAGCGGGCGCCACGGGGGGCGTTCCCACGGAAGTCGCCACCACGGCGACGCCCGGCAGGCCTCCCCGCCGGGCGGGTGCGGTGAGGTCGATCAGCGCGTACGCGGTGTCGTCGGTGCGGTCGCCCACCTGCAGATGGCCGTCGGGGTCGGCCTGGTGCGCCAGCAGGTACCGCCCGGGCCGCACCCCGGTGAGGTCGACGTACTGGAACTCCACGAACGCCGCGTAGTCGTCCGCATACCCCACGTCGATGCCCATGCGCATGCGCATGAGGCCCGGCAGGTCGCGGCCGCAATGGTGGTTGATGGCCGGCGAGGCCGGGGTGCCGGGCACCTCGGGGACCACCTGGTAGCGACCGCCCAGGCAGAAGCCCACCTTGTTCGAGAGCGCCACGCGCGCCCCTGTGGCCGGGT
Proteins encoded in this window:
- a CDS encoding MMPL family transporter encodes the protein MLDRLARVSHAHPVRIIIASLLVAAAALAIGFTLIGNLSASGFNDPASASVLAQEEIVGATGASAVPSLVAIVDPGAPIASPEGQAAVNRVATVMKDDPDVAQVAGPSSQSPDLTSKDGSKAAVLAYFGDIDEDESQAAARRLDDELSTVPGVTVGGAWTAAAETSSIVGEDLLRAELIAFPLLFLVSLWVFRGLVAALLPPLMGALVIFGGFFFLGAGNEVFGLSVYALNLVTGLGLGLAIDYSLLIVSRYREEIAAHGATPQALANTVRTAGKSVLYSALTVGAALAALMIFPQNFLFSMGFGGMVVALVAALVAVGVLPAVMALLGVRINALAPRRWRERSVAADRVEQSGGWYRLSHFVMRRPVIVALASGAFMVMLALPALGVKFTTTDSSVLPQSASARQVDQMLTQEFPGGDSTPIFLSARAGNTPQASRKLLEVTREIHAMPATKSVSPPRFVGDRTWQIDATSKYRALDDRTIGLVQDIQAIDDPYPTKVGGFTALFVDQRGSLAAHLPWAALIIVAVTIVALFLMTGSVVLPIKAVIMNVLTLGATLGVLVLIFQDGNLEGLLQYDSQGAVDLTQPILIGALAFGLSTDYAVFLLSRIKELRDSGGGERESVALGLQRTGRVVTAAALLFCIAMGAFATSRIVIIKELGIGTAVAVALDATIVRALLVPSLMALLGRWNWWAPGPLRRLHARIGVREGG